One Chaetodon auriga isolate fChaAug3 chromosome 14, fChaAug3.hap1, whole genome shotgun sequence genomic window carries:
- the plb1 gene encoding phospholipase B1, membrane-associated, with translation MARSALLILAALVGSCAQFTDALSIDVRKNEPLTENSETESYMPILCSPIPATLSSSSSVHTLRPDDISAVHVLGIPSSHRHEASRVVSRVAELLSMFNPEVSHHMDQSSLQPRSLLEEAEDLSLSLSHKVTDWKLVLLFVPADSICACSPDVAADVNSVVQEVEAALELLQKRSHRTLVHVAVWSTNHQQDKCECMRDENINRRLHQAFLLNTLQDSLSGILEKSKWHDRGVDFTAVLQTAPVILEQISGTTWSDPDQLAVQLWTNLVQPSTRQPEVMDSSVITFPCPTQERPFLRTQNNSPNEKDKASAPVDAVMGTEVHCTDRSPSPSIPTSVHELKPGDIKVVAAVGDSLTAANGVGAKTDNLLLVTTQYRGLSWSVGGDNNISTVTTLPNILREFNPSLTGFSVGRGSETSAKAFLNQAVPGAKSGDMEQQVNVLVAKMKEDSRIDFNNDWKVITMFIGGNDICDFCTDTIFFSPENVVGRIKRALDILHSEVPRAIVNLVELLNVVPLRDLHNDKTLGCPTWLVSLICPCILKPKEGSTELQQVNDFNRAYQRGMRELIDSGRYDTHENFTVVLQPFMREVVLPTLEDGRPDRSYFSPDCFHLSQKAHTLMARALWNNMLEPVGNKTFYQDFEAGVDLQCPSETSPYLKTALNSGYTYPDPPPIPPPVTNWGRDFSCAHRAPSDSVPTSVHRLRPADIKVVGALGDSLTAAFGARADNLLELGIEDRGVSWSIGGDETLETVTTLPNILKKFNPDIKGVSMGKGKDQTGFNVAVSGAKVAGIPGQVRVLIDAMKNDPTVDFENDWKLVTLFIGGNDLCQYCNDRATLSPQNYSHHMMTSLDMLYKEVPRTMVNILEILEIEGLRTIKDDTIGCGVIQKYVCPCFLIPGENSPELAEVKRINREIQAETEKLVYGGHYDGREDFTVVLQPFFKNTIVPLNAESLPDTSYFSKDCFHFSERGHADMAAALWNNMLEPVGEKQAYNNFTSARNDIKCPTEEHPYIFTKMNSLPSWTTDPPPTSDCTDKVEIWLTAVLAVVGLLIGCAVTWLLLSCRAKRNKKRKSSAEEMKGTTF, from the exons ATGGCGAGATCTGCACTCCTGATTCTGGCCGCCCTTGTTGGATCCTGCGCTCAGTTTACAG ACGCCCTCAGCATTGATGTACGAAAAAATGAACCGCTGACAGAAAACTCAGAG ACAGAAAGTTACATGCCAATACTCTGCTCACCCATACCTGCCACCttgtcttcatcctcttcag TTCACACTCTCAGACCTGATGATATCTCAGCCGTTCACGTCTTGGGAATCCCATCCTCGCACAG GCATGAAGCATCCAGAGTGGTCAGCAGGGTAGCCG agctgctgtccaTGTTTAACCCTGAAGTGAGTCACCATATGGATCAGAGCTCACTGCAGCccag aagcTTGTTAGAGGAAGCTGAggatctgtctctctccctttcacaCAAG GTGACAGACTGGAagcttgtgctgctgtttgtgccgGCAGATTCCATTTGTGCCTGTTCACCAGAT GTTGCTGCAGATGTTAACTCTGTTGTGCAGGAAGTGGAAGCAGCTCTGGAGTTGTTGCAGAAAAGG tCGCATCGCACTTTAGTTCACGTTGCAGTCTGGAGCACAAATCATCAGCAGGACAA gtgtgagtgtatgagagatgaaaacatcaaCCGGCGACTACATCAAGCATTTCTTCTGAACACACTACAG gACTCTCTAAGTGGCATCTTGGAAAAATCAAAGTGGCACGACAGAGGAGTGGACTTCACTGCTGTGCTTCAGACCGCTCCAGTTATCCTTGAACAGATCTCT GGGACCACATGGTCTGACCCAGACCAATTAGCTGTGCAGCTATGGACAAACCTG GTTCAGCCATCAACACGTCAGCCAGAGGTCATGGACAGCAGCGTCATTACTTTTCCTTGCCCTACCCAG GAACGACCTTTCCTGCGGACACAGAATAATTCCCCCAATGAGAAGGACAAAGCCTCCGCACCTGTCGATGCT GTTATGGGCACTGAGGTACATTGCACAGACCGAAGTCCATCTCCCTCCATACCCACTTCAg TTCATGAACTTAAACCTGGAGATATCAAGGTGGTGGCAGCAGTGGGCGACTCTCTGACA GCAGCCAATGGCGTGGGAGCAAAGACCGATAACCTTCTGCTTGTGACTACTCAATACAGAGGATTGTCATGGAG CGTTGGTGGTGATAACAATATTTCCACAGTGACCACTCTGCCAA ACATCCTGAGGGAGTTTAACCCCTCGCTGACCGGCTTCTCAGTGGGAAGAGGTAGTGAGACCTCTGCTAAAGCCTTCCTCAATCAGGCTGTGCCAGGAGCGAAGAGTGG CGATATGGAGCAACAGGTGAACGTCTTGGTGGCCAAAATGAAGGAGGATTCT CGCATTGATTTCAACAACGACTGGAAAGTGATCACCATGTTTATTGGTGGCAATGACATATGTGACTTCTGCACAGACACC ATCTTCTTCTCACCCGAAAACGTGGTCGGTCGTATCAAACGAGCTCTGGACATCCTCCACAGTGAA GTGCCTCGTGCCATCGTTAATCTGGTGGAGCTGTTAAACGTTGTACCATTGCGTGATCTGCACAATGATAAGACTCTGGGCTGTCCCACCTGGCTTGTGAG tttaatttgcCCCTGCATACTGAAGCCTAAAGAGGGATCCACTGAGCTCCAGCAGGTCAACGACTTCAATCGGGCCTACCAG CGTGGAATGAGAGAGCTGATAGACTCTGGGCGCTACGACACACACGAAAACTTCACTGTGGTGCTGCAGCCCTTCATGAGGGAGGTTGTCCTTCCTACGTTAGAG GATGGCCGGCCGGATCGCTCGTACTTTTCACCCGACTGTTTTCATCTCAGCCAGAAAGCTCACACTCTCATGGCTCGTGCTCTTTGGAACAACATG TTAGAGCCAGTGGGCAACAAGACTTTCTATCAAGACTTTGAAGCTGGCGTTGATTTGCAGTGTCCCTCTGAG ACCAGTCCGTATCTTAAGACTGCTCTCAACAGTGGCTACACCTATCCAGACCCTCCCCCTATTCCTCCTCCTGTTACA AATTGGGGCAGAGACTTTTCCTGTGCTCACAGAGCTCCATCCGATTCTGTGCCCACTTCAG TTCACAGGTTACGACCAGCAGACATCAAAGTGGTGGGTGCTCTGGGGGATTCTTTAACG GCCGCCTTTGGTGCAAGGGCAGATAATCTGCTGGAGCTGGGAATTGAAGACAGAGGGGTGTCATGGAG CATTGGAGGAGATGAAACTCTTGAGACTGTCACAACATTGCCGA aTATCCTCAAGAAGTTCAATCCTGATATCAAAGGAGTGTCAATGGGAAAAGGGAAAGACCAGACTGGCTTCAACGTGGCTGTTTCAGGAGCTAAAGTGGC AGGAATCCCAGGGCAGGTCCGGGTCCTGATTGATGCCATGAAAAATGACCCT ACGGTGGATTTTGAGAATGACTGGAAGCTGGTGACCCTCTTCATTGGAGGCAATGACCTGTGTCAGTACTGCAATGACCGC GCCACTTTGTCACCTCAGAACTACAGCCATCATATGATGACAAGCTTGGATATGCTTTACAAAGAG GTTCCCAGAACAATGGTCAACATCTTGGAGATCCTAGAAATTGAAGGCCTTCGCACCATCAAAGATGATACCATTGGGTGCGGTGTTATACAAAA GTATGTCTGCCCGTGCTTCCTGATACCAGGAGAGAACTCCCCAGAGTTGGCTGAAGTGAAACGGATCAATCGGGAAATACAG GCTGAGACAGAAAAGTTGGTGTATGGAGGCCACTATGATGGCAGAGAGGACTTTACTGTGGTCCTCCAACCCTTTTTTAAGAACACCATCGTTCCTTTGAATGCT GAAAGCTTACCTGACACCAGCTACTTCTCTAAGGACTGTTTCCACTTCAGTGAACGGGGACATGCGGacatggctgcagctctgtggaacAACATG TTGGAGCCAGTGGGTGAAAAACAGGCATACAACAATTTCACAAGTGCCCGAAATGACATCAAGTGCCCCACTGAG GAGCATCCTTACATCTTCACAAAGATGAACAGCTTGCCCAGCTGGACCACGGACCCGCCTCCCACCTCTGATTGCACGGACAAGGTGGAAATATGGCTCACTGCTGTGCTGGCCGTGGTGGgtcttctgattggctgtgccGTCACCtggctcctcctctcctgcagagcCAAGAGAAACAAGAAGCGGAAGTCATctgcagaggagatgaagggCACTACATTTTAA
- the ypel5 gene encoding protein yippee-like 5 — MGRIFLDHIGGTRLFSCANCDTILTNRSELISTRFTGATGRAFLFNKVVNLQYSEVQDRVMLTGRHMVRDVSCKNCNSKLGWIYEFATEDSQRYKEGRVILERALVRESEGFEEHVPSDNS; from the exons ATGGGACGTATCTTCTTGGACCACATTGGCGGAACGCGCCTCTTCTCCTGCGCCAACTGTGACACCATCCTGACCAACAGGTCTGAGCTTATCTCAACGCGCTTCACGGGAGCCACAGGCAGAGCGTTCCTCTTCAACAAG GTGGTGAACCTCCAGTATAGCGAGGTGCAAGACAGAGTGATGCTCACTGGAAGACACATGGTGAGAGACGTCAGCTGCAAGAACTGCAACAGCAAGCTGGGCTGGATCTACGAGTTTGCTACTGAGGACAGTCAGCGGTACAAGGAGGGACGTGTCATCCTGGAGAGGGCGCTGGTTAGGGAGAGCGAGGGCTTTGAAGAGCACGTCCCCTCAGACAACTCATGA